The following proteins come from a genomic window of Actinomarinicola tropica:
- a CDS encoding heavy-metal-associated domain-containing protein produces MTNSPEPTIVTFSTPTVHCGSCLANISDALDPLEGIVSTETDLDSKSVKVAFDPHLIDATKIAALIGDAGYDVAGITG; encoded by the coding sequence ATGACCAATAGCCCAGAGCCCACCATCGTCACCTTCTCCACGCCCACGGTCCACTGCGGCTCGTGCCTCGCCAACATCAGCGACGCGCTCGATCCTCTCGAGGGGATCGTCTCGACCGAGACCGACCTGGACTCGAAGTCCGTCAAGGTGGCGTTCGATCCCCACCTCATCGACGCTACGAAGATCGCAGCGCTCATCGGTGATGCCGGGTACGACGTCGCCGGCATCACGGGCTGA
- a CDS encoding metal-sensitive transcriptional regulator, producing MRGYSISKEDYLKRLRRIEGQVRGLQRMIEEDTYCIDVLTQITAATKALQSVSMGLLDQHVRHCVAEAAGGEDREHADAMVEEALQAIARIVRT from the coding sequence GTGAGGGGATACAGCATCAGCAAGGAGGACTACCTGAAGCGGCTCCGTCGGATCGAAGGACAGGTCCGTGGGCTGCAACGGATGATCGAGGAGGACACCTACTGCATAGATGTGCTCACCCAGATCACTGCAGCCACCAAGGCACTCCAGAGCGTCTCCATGGGCCTGCTCGATCAGCACGTCCGACACTGCGTGGCGGAAGCGGCAGGCGGTGAGGATCGGGAGCACGCCGACGCCATGGTCGAAGAGGCCCTCCAAGCGATCGCTCGCATCGTTAGAACCTGA
- a CDS encoding type IV toxin-antitoxin system AbiEi family antitoxin domain-containing protein produces the protein MPGRWYSELFDIAADQYGFVTTEDLQHLGGDAQVLVDMRRHGHVDRVAHGLYRFHSFPAGPLDEFMQATLWPRRLGVISHDSALDLWDLCDVNPAKIHVTVPKAARLRRATPPEYVVHTRDLEPVDVTRFEGIPVVTALRAILDGQERHLDRRLIDQAVDSARRRGLITREELPVVEAAG, from the coding sequence ATGCCTGGCCGCTGGTACTCGGAGCTCTTCGACATCGCCGCCGACCAGTACGGCTTCGTCACCACCGAAGACCTCCAGCACCTCGGTGGTGACGCCCAAGTGCTCGTCGACATGCGTCGCCACGGACACGTCGACCGGGTGGCTCATGGCCTGTACCGCTTCCACTCGTTTCCAGCGGGGCCGCTGGACGAGTTCATGCAGGCCACCCTGTGGCCGCGACGGCTGGGCGTGATCTCCCACGACTCCGCCCTCGACCTCTGGGACCTCTGTGACGTCAACCCCGCCAAGATCCACGTCACGGTGCCGAAGGCGGCGCGCCTTCGCCGGGCGACTCCGCCCGAGTACGTCGTGCACACACGCGACCTCGAGCCCGTCGACGTCACCCGCTTCGAGGGAATCCCGGTCGTGACAGCGCTCCGTGCGATCCTCGACGGACAGGAACGCCACCTCGATCGTCGACTGATCGACCAGGCGGTCGACTCGGCCCGGCGACGCGGGCTGATCACCCGCGAGGAGCTCCCGGTGGTGGAGGCTGCCGGCTGA
- a CDS encoding ArsR/SmtB family transcription factor, producing the protein MQATVFHALGEPSRLRIVELLRSRPFAVSEIAETLDIRQPQVSKHLKVLAESGLVRVEPRARQRIYHLEAEPFDEIARWAESFEHLWATRLDSLGDFLRPDETKEQPS; encoded by the coding sequence GTGCAGGCCACGGTCTTCCACGCACTCGGCGAACCGAGCCGGCTCCGGATCGTGGAGCTGCTCAGGTCCCGCCCGTTCGCCGTGAGCGAGATCGCCGAGACCCTCGACATCCGCCAGCCGCAGGTGTCCAAGCACCTCAAGGTCCTGGCCGAGTCGGGCCTGGTGCGCGTCGAGCCGCGGGCCCGCCAGCGGATCTACCACCTCGAAGCCGAGCCGTTCGACGAGATCGCCCGGTGGGCCGAGTCCTTCGAGCACCTCTGGGCGACGCGCCTCGACTCCCTCGGCGACTTCCTGCGCCCCGACGAGACCAAGGAGCAACCCTCGTGA